In one window of Spirochaetota bacterium DNA:
- a CDS encoding MBL fold metallo-hydrolase: protein MKIFDGIYAYIWRGVFENNCNMFYFGDPLNILFDPGLTRYIDLRFEDMKRDGIDIEDIKYIANTHSHPDHFEGSEYFRERGVPIVIYNDEIDFINEIGPVIFKMLGIQLPSLSFDKILQEGEWKVGDISLEVYHTPGHSPGSMCIYWPEKKALICGDLIFKESVGRVDFPGGDAVLLKNSIEKIRNLDIEILLPGHMDYIIGKEAIIRNFEFISHYITMI from the coding sequence ATGAAGATTTTTGATGGAATATATGCCTATATATGGAGAGGCGTTTTCGAAAATAATTGTAATATGTTTTATTTTGGTGATCCCTTAAACATTCTATTTGATCCGGGATTGACACGCTATATTGATTTAAGATTTGAGGACATGAAAAGGGATGGAATTGATATAGAGGATATCAAATATATTGCAAATACCCATTCACATCCTGATCATTTTGAGGGTAGTGAATACTTTCGCGAAAGGGGTGTGCCAATCGTAATATATAATGATGAAATAGATTTTATAAATGAGATTGGCCCAGTGATTTTTAAGATGCTTGGAATTCAGTTACCATCATTATCATTTGATAAAATTCTTCAAGAGGGTGAGTGGAAGGTAGGCGATATTTCTCTTGAGGTATATCATACACCCGGGCATTCTCCTGGTTCAATGTGTATATATTGGCCAGAGAAAAAAGCGCTTATCTGTGGCGATTTGATTTTCAAGGAGAGCGTGGGTAGAGTGGATTTCCCGGGAGGGGATGCAGTACTGCTTAAGAATAGTATTGAGAAGATACGAAATCTAGATATTGAGATACTTCTTCCTGGACATATGGATTATATTATCGGTAAGGAAGCTATAATAAGAAATTTTGAATTTATTAGTCACTATATTACCATGATATAA
- a CDS encoding DUF3047 domain-containing protein has protein sequence MNIEVKLFLKTLLYLTLSLQLHLICPDQTFGKNNLIVIDNFEHPRGDLFQTWLLRNAPIKEANKIYKIQTSNNNRFLHAESIGTSIQIAKKVKWNIKRYPILTWRWRAVELAEGANEGARGRNDTTASIYVIFQRNSIPFLSWKYQPVNVIKYLWSTTLPIGKVVQKEKVKMGKTIFEGKYLVLQSGKKLLNKWISEKRNVLLDYINLFGTPPKYNPILIGILTDSNDTNSTAIADYDNLIIHELSQ, from the coding sequence ATGAATATAGAGGTTAAACTTTTTTTAAAGACATTGCTCTACCTAACACTATCACTTCAATTACATCTTATTTGTCCAGATCAAACTTTTGGGAAAAACAATTTAATAGTTATAGATAATTTTGAACACCCGAGAGGTGATCTCTTTCAAACATGGTTATTGCGCAATGCGCCAATAAAAGAAGCTAACAAAATATATAAGATTCAAACAAGCAACAACAATAGATTTTTGCATGCAGAATCCATAGGAACATCGATACAGATAGCAAAGAAAGTTAAGTGGAATATAAAGCGATATCCTATACTCACCTGGAGATGGAGGGCTGTTGAATTAGCTGAAGGAGCTAATGAAGGGGCAAGAGGGAGAAATGACACAACTGCAAGCATTTATGTCATATTTCAGAGAAATAGTATACCCTTCCTCTCATGGAAATACCAACCCGTGAATGTTATTAAATATCTATGGAGCACAACCCTGCCAATTGGGAAGGTTGTTCAAAAGGAAAAGGTCAAAATGGGTAAAACAATCTTTGAAGGGAAGTATTTGGTGCTACAATCTGGCAAGAAATTGTTAAATAAATGGATTTCTGAAAAACGAAATGTATTATTAGACTATATCAATTTATTTGGCACCCCCCCTAAGTATAATCCCATACTCATTGGTATTTTAACGGACTCAAATGATACTAATAGTACTGCAATAGCTGACTATGATAACCTAATTATTCATGAATTGAGCCAGTAA
- the lpxC gene encoding UDP-3-O-acyl-N-acetylglucosamine deacetylase, whose amino-acid sequence MDRHFIWSRKTIEDVIYTEGIGIHSGKSIRMKLLPAEVDTGIIFINKKYGIKYPIKAIAESVIDTNFAVTLCNGKWQVRTVEHLLSVFYTFGITDIIVEIDGDEIPIFDGSATPIINLFNEKRFYIFEKGIEPIEIINPIWIMDGDRFIIALPSDVPKISYTIRYDHPIVKTQYAQFTLTKDTFKEEIAPARTYGFEKDVESLQKSSFAMGGSLNNALVISDDSYINEPRFSDECVRHKILDFIGDIALIGKPVLGYFIVCRSGHTFDIRFVKKIIEIYSNIDIGKNIDSPIFARRKV is encoded by the coding sequence ATGGATAGACATTTTATTTGGAGCAGGAAAACAATTGAGGATGTTATATATACAGAAGGTATAGGCATTCATTCTGGCAAGTCAATAAGAATGAAGCTTTTGCCAGCGGAGGTTGATACCGGTATTATCTTTATCAATAAGAAATATGGAATAAAGTATCCGATAAAGGCTATCGCGGAATCAGTAATTGACACTAACTTTGCTGTTACACTTTGTAATGGGAAGTGGCAAGTGAGGACAGTGGAACATCTCTTATCTGTATTCTATACGTTTGGTATAACAGATATTATTGTTGAGATTGATGGGGATGAGATACCAATCTTCGATGGTTCTGCAACACCAATAATAAATCTTTTTAATGAAAAGAGATTTTATATATTCGAAAAGGGGATTGAGCCGATAGAGATAATAAATCCCATTTGGATAATGGATGGCGATAGATTCATCATAGCATTACCTTCTGATGTTCCAAAGATATCCTATACAATAAGATACGATCATCCAATTGTTAAAACACAGTATGCACAATTTACCCTAACTAAGGATACCTTTAAAGAAGAGATCGCTCCAGCAAGGACATATGGGTTTGAAAAGGACGTTGAATCCCTACAGAAAAGTTCTTTCGCTATGGGTGGAAGCCTCAACAATGCTTTAGTAATATCCGATGATTCATATATTAATGAACCCAGATTTTCAGATGAATGCGTTAGGCATAAGATTCTTGATTTTATAGGGGATATAGCACTAATCGGAAAGCCAGTATTGGGTTATTTCATTGTCTGTAGGTCGGGACATACCTTTGATATCCGTTTTGTGAAAAAGATAATTGAAATATATTCTAATATTGATATCGGAAAGAATATAGATTCCCCTATCTTTGCCAGACGGAAGGTATAA
- the glyS gene encoding glycine--tRNA ligase subunit beta translates to MLKNANFLFEIGTEEIPAAYIPSALNAMMEIFKQKLNDSRIEFDEIEVYATPRRLVVLVSNMASFQRECEVEIKGPSARAAYNSNGSPTKALHGFMKANSIKDNDVYKKMTDNGEYVYAIKKMEALSTPDILPEIFEFIITSLSFPKRMRWSDKDINFPRPITYFLILLNNRVIPFELSGIISSNTTRGHYIQSNQMIEIVDINEYEKRLQKHGVILNHHERKEFIRKELSNAASTLGGVLIEDEELLNRVTFLTENPCIIACDFDELYLKIPEIVLITEMKEHQSYFALKYPEGGLMPNFLVVSNNPQTSYIKKGNEKVITARFNDATFFFNEDRKIKLVERVESLKSILFHKDLGTIDDKVKRIATIAEFISTSLHVKEEDMNKIKRAIILCKADLTTLMVSEFSSLQGEVGRIYALLDGEALEVANAISDHYKPRHQDDELPNNMISIVVSLSEKLDNIFGSFSVGNIPKGSVDPYALRRQATAIVEMLIVNKINLCLKGVVGHISKHYKNGDSLVEKILHFITARTKTIFLENGLKHDEIDACLSIGLYDFYELFIRAKSLSDFRKMEGFTQMLLSFKRMNNILSIFMDKNPGYRLQFNPDILKEEEERDLYSFFNTRQAKIECFLRTNRYIELFRLLIDGKSIIDSFFDSVMVMIDDIELRDNRLALLTIILHPFRNFLDFSRIAE, encoded by the coding sequence ATGCTTAAGAATGCTAATTTTCTTTTTGAAATAGGGACAGAGGAGATCCCTGCTGCTTATATCCCTTCCGCCTTAAATGCGATGATGGAGATATTTAAGCAAAAGCTTAATGATAGTAGAATTGAATTTGATGAGATTGAGGTCTACGCAACACCTAGAAGACTGGTTGTTCTTGTATCTAATATGGCGAGTTTCCAAAGGGAGTGTGAAGTTGAAATAAAAGGTCCTTCGGCTAGAGCAGCATATAATAGCAATGGCAGCCCAACAAAGGCTCTCCATGGTTTTATGAAGGCGAACAGCATTAAGGACAATGATGTTTACAAAAAAATGACAGATAATGGAGAATATGTCTATGCAATAAAAAAAATGGAAGCCTTGAGCACACCAGATATCCTACCGGAGATATTCGAGTTTATAATCACTAGTCTCTCTTTTCCCAAAAGGATGAGGTGGAGTGATAAAGATATTAACTTCCCCAGACCGATTACATATTTCCTTATTCTCCTAAATAATAGGGTCATCCCTTTTGAGTTGTCTGGAATCATATCATCTAATACCACTAGAGGGCATTATATCCAATCCAATCAAATGATAGAAATTGTTGATATCAATGAATATGAAAAAAGGCTTCAAAAGCATGGAGTCATTCTAAATCATCATGAAAGAAAGGAATTCATACGAAAGGAATTGTCCAATGCAGCGAGTACACTTGGGGGTGTCTTAATTGAAGATGAAGAACTTCTAAATAGAGTAACCTTTCTTACTGAGAATCCCTGTATTATTGCATGTGATTTTGATGAATTATACCTGAAAATTCCAGAAATAGTCTTAATAACTGAGATGAAGGAGCATCAGAGTTATTTTGCCTTAAAATACCCTGAAGGTGGATTGATGCCAAATTTCTTGGTCGTTTCCAACAATCCTCAGACCTCATATATAAAAAAGGGGAATGAGAAGGTAATTACCGCAAGGTTTAATGATGCCACCTTCTTTTTTAATGAGGACAGGAAGATCAAACTCGTTGAAAGGGTTGAATCATTAAAGAGCATACTGTTTCACAAAGATCTTGGGACCATTGATGATAAAGTGAAGAGAATTGCTACTATCGCTGAGTTCATCTCAACCTCTTTACATGTTAAAGAGGAGGATATGAATAAGATAAAGCGGGCAATTATTCTCTGCAAGGCTGATCTTACTACTTTGATGGTTTCAGAGTTTTCATCTCTTCAGGGAGAGGTGGGAAGGATCTATGCCCTATTAGATGGGGAGGCCCTGGAGGTTGCAAATGCAATAAGTGATCACTATAAACCTAGACATCAGGACGATGAATTACCTAATAATATGATTAGCATTGTTGTCTCTTTGTCAGAAAAGCTTGATAACATCTTTGGTTCCTTTTCTGTGGGCAATATTCCAAAGGGTTCAGTTGATCCTTATGCTTTGAGAAGACAGGCAACAGCCATTGTTGAGATGTTAATAGTCAACAAGATCAATCTATGCTTAAAGGGTGTGGTTGGTCATATATCAAAGCACTATAAAAATGGTGATTCCCTTGTGGAGAAGATATTACATTTTATTACAGCTAGAACTAAGACTATTTTTCTCGAAAATGGCCTAAAGCATGATGAGATTGACGCTTGTTTATCTATTGGCTTATATGATTTTTACGAATTGTTCATTAGAGCAAAGAGCTTGAGTGATTTCAGAAAGATGGAGGGTTTTACTCAGATGTTATTGAGTTTTAAAAGAATGAATAACATCCTTTCAATCTTTATGGATAAAAATCCAGGATACAGGCTTCAGTTTAATCCAGATATTCTTAAAGAGGAAGAGGAAAGGGATTTATATAGTTTTTTTAATACCAGACAAGCCAAGATAGAGTGCTTCTTGCGCACTAATCGATATATAGAGTTATTTAGACTTCTTATTGATGGAAAATCGATAATTGATAGTTTTTTTGATTCAGTAATGGTTATGATTGATGATATTGAGTTAAGGGATAATAGGCTAGCCTTATTAACAATAATTTTACATCCATTTAGAAATTTTCTTGATTTTTCGAGAATCGCAGAATAG
- a CDS encoding M23 family metallopeptidase translates to MRKRYSKTYRIRNFCVSFLLHEVTLLYSGKKRIYVKTISWNNSLLTRKRIIVISTFVLLSIFLILASYKIRDSDELWTDEEKKNKLLLSHNTDYSTPESITPLQIRFHKVKRGETLSEIAQENGVSMDTICGTNCLNSYDIIREGAILRIPNKDGILHRVKKGQNIIYIANKYKISIDKILSENSIKNYDFISIGEDIFVPDAKPLNIIPGFLWPAQTKYITSGYGWRRHPINRRRHFHLGIDIRSKYQWVRATKYGKVTFTGWLGGYGRVVVIAHPGGWKSLYGHLSRSIVRKGQYVKQGQFIARSGNTGYSSGPHLHFELLKKGKHINPYKYLR, encoded by the coding sequence ATGAGAAAAAGATATTCAAAGACATATAGAATTCGTAATTTCTGTGTTTCATTTTTATTACACGAGGTTACACTGCTATACAGCGGGAAAAAAAGGATTTATGTAAAAACAATAAGTTGGAATAACTCCTTACTTACAAGAAAGAGAATAATTGTTATATCCACCTTTGTTTTACTCAGCATATTCCTTATTCTCGCTTCATATAAAATCAGGGATAGCGATGAGTTATGGACAGATGAGGAGAAGAAAAACAAACTTCTTCTTTCGCATAATACAGACTATTCCACACCCGAGAGTATTACCCCCCTTCAAATTAGGTTTCATAAGGTGAAAAGAGGAGAGACCTTGAGTGAGATTGCACAAGAGAATGGGGTTTCAATGGATACTATTTGCGGAACTAATTGTCTCAATTCGTATGATATAATTAGGGAGGGCGCTATTCTACGAATTCCCAATAAGGATGGGATCCTTCACAGGGTTAAGAAGGGTCAAAATATTATATATATTGCAAACAAATATAAAATATCAATTGATAAGATATTATCTGAAAATAGTATAAAAAATTATGATTTTATATCTATAGGTGAGGATATTTTTGTTCCAGATGCAAAACCATTAAATATAATCCCTGGTTTTTTATGGCCTGCTCAAACCAAGTATATTACCAGCGGTTATGGTTGGAGAAGGCATCCAATTAATAGAAGGAGACACTTCCATTTAGGAATCGACATTAGGTCTAAATACCAATGGGTAAGAGCGACTAAATACGGTAAGGTTACTTTCACAGGATGGCTTGGGGGATATGGAAGAGTTGTAGTAATAGCGCATCCCGGAGGATGGAAGTCCCTATATGGGCATCTCTCAAGGTCAATAGTTAGAAAAGGGCAATATGTGAAACAGGGCCAGTTTATAGCTAGGAGCGGCAATACTGGGTACTCATCTGGACCACATCTTCATTTTGAGTTATTGAAGAAGGGAAAGCATATCAATCCCTACAAGTATTTGAGATAG
- a CDS encoding polymer-forming cytoskeletal protein, giving the protein MAGKNDSVNSAIGEGSTFEGKFYISGSLRIDGKFEGEIKTDEELVVGETGKVKTNIDARYVIIAGTVIGNINATEEVRLIGSSKVSGDIVTPILTIEKGVIADGRITVTGGENKNIKKLVDECYTGDKVKEKENSKEVK; this is encoded by the coding sequence ATGGCGGGAAAAAATGATTCCGTTAATAGCGCCATCGGTGAAGGATCAACCTTTGAGGGTAAATTTTATATTAGTGGATCATTGAGAATCGATGGAAAATTTGAGGGTGAAATAAAGACCGATGAGGAATTGGTAGTGGGTGAAACGGGAAAGGTAAAGACTAATATTGATGCCAGGTATGTGATTATAGCAGGAACGGTTATTGGTAATATCAATGCAACTGAGGAGGTTAGGCTTATAGGTTCTAGCAAGGTGAGTGGGGATATAGTTACTCCAATCCTTACAATAGAGAAGGGAGTCATTGCAGATGGGCGGATTACTGTTACTGGTGGTGAAAATAAGAATATAAAAAAGTTAGTGGATGAATGCTATACGGGCGATAAGGTTAAGGAGAAGGAGAACTCAAAAGAGGTTAAATAA
- a CDS encoding pitrilysin family protein → MFVKYKTDKGLTVLLEPIDSVVSISLGLWVQAGSRHETPNEEGYAHFVEHMLFKGTEKYSAKEIAQIVDRVGGQHNAATNREYTCYYINVISDYFESSIELLAEMYYRSLFDEGELEKEKKVIIEEIRMYDDTPDELIHDIFMSSMLSSHPLGHSILGTTDSVQDVSREDIIGFFNEYYHNDNTIFVVAGKFKECEAVSLVEKYFSERLGNPSVNHSSDSSSPIRIYRTHIERDLEQIHFCIGTDGLNKSDDDRWALYILSTLLGGSMSSRLFQSVREREGLCYSIYSFHSTYTDNGVFGIYCGTSPDNYNRSLELIITECEKLLRNGITEQEIADVKAYMKGNLALGLESTEVRMSHLAVNEMAYGRYFSFKDIVEKIDNVTIDDFKRVCNRIFKDKRFAVASIGRLKEIDNKELYLQH, encoded by the coding sequence ATGTTTGTGAAATATAAAACAGATAAGGGGCTTACTGTTCTATTGGAGCCAATAGATAGCGTGGTTTCAATATCATTAGGTTTATGGGTGCAGGCTGGTTCTAGACATGAAACCCCTAATGAAGAGGGGTATGCTCATTTTGTTGAGCATATGTTATTTAAAGGGACTGAAAAATATTCCGCTAAGGAGATAGCTCAGATTGTAGATAGGGTTGGTGGTCAGCATAATGCTGCCACTAATAGAGAATATACTTGCTATTATATAAATGTAATATCCGATTATTTTGAGTCTTCAATTGAATTGCTTGCAGAGATGTACTACAGATCTCTCTTCGATGAGGGGGAGCTCGAAAAAGAAAAGAAAGTGATCATTGAAGAGATTAGAATGTATGATGATACTCCTGATGAGCTAATCCATGATATCTTCATGTCTAGTATGCTATCTTCTCATCCACTGGGGCATTCTATTCTCGGAACTACCGATAGTGTACAGGATGTTAGCAGGGAAGATATAATTGGTTTTTTTAATGAGTATTATCACAATGATAATACCATATTTGTTGTTGCCGGCAAGTTTAAAGAGTGCGAGGCTGTCTCATTAGTCGAGAAGTATTTTTCTGAGAGACTTGGTAACCCTTCAGTCAACCATTCAAGCGATTCTTCTTCCCCCATTAGAATATACAGGACACACATTGAAAGAGACCTCGAGCAGATACACTTTTGTATTGGAACTGATGGATTAAATAAAAGTGATGATGATAGATGGGCTTTATATATTCTAAGTACTCTGCTTGGTGGTAGCATGTCATCTAGGCTTTTCCAGAGTGTAAGGGAAAGGGAGGGCCTTTGCTATTCAATTTATTCTTTTCACTCGACTTATACTGATAATGGTGTATTCGGGATATATTGTGGTACCTCCCCGGATAATTACAACCGCTCGCTGGAATTAATTATTACAGAATGTGAGAAACTTTTAAGGAATGGCATTACTGAACAGGAGATTGCAGATGTAAAGGCTTATATGAAGGGGAATCTTGCTTTAGGATTAGAAAGCACGGAAGTGAGGATGAGTCACCTCGCAGTGAATGAAATGGCATATGGTCGATACTTTTCTTTTAAGGATATTGTAGAGAAAATTGATAATGTTACTATTGATGATTTCAAAAGGGTTTGTAATAGAATTTTCAAAGACAAGCGATTCGCTGTTGCGTCAATTGGAAGACTGAAAGAGATTGATAACAAGGAATTATATCTTCAACATTAA
- a CDS encoding polyribonucleotide nucleotidyltransferase: protein MSSDYYVKIGEERIHFNTGYFAKQADGAVAVSCNETIVLATVVASKTVQEGRDFFPLTVDYREKFYSAGKIPGGFLKREGRPSDREVLTSRLGDRPIRPLFPKDYVNEVQVVIYVLSADNQIQPDVIAINAASAALIISGVPFNGPVGTVRVGKIDDKIIINPTFEEIENSMMDVVVSGTKNGVTMVEGFAKNISEDEIIEAIMIAHENIIKICKTQEEMRDACGKPIMNYSPHVIDNELIEEIEKGYYSDIEGLRNIKDKKDREQAFDSIAERAAEELKDRFPDTINQVKSIVDNFDRDIVRKMILDDGIRADGRRIDEIRPIDIMVGILPRAHGSAVFTRGQTQSLGVVTLGSVADSKKLDALEGETYKRFMLHYNFPNFSVGEVGRIGSVGRREIGHGMLAERSLEYVLPEETEFPYTIRVVSEILESNGSSSMATICSSSLSLFNAGVPLKSSVAGIAMGLVIEGEKRAVLSDILGLEDHLGDMDFKVAGTRDGITGFQMDIKIEGITPEIMKEVLLQARAGRLHILDEMDNVISRPEKNLSPHAPRIVLITVNKDKIGEVIGPGGRVVKDIIEETGAEINIENDGTITVSAVEQKAVDRAVERINAIVEEVEIGKTYNGIIKRVMDYGVFVQILPGKEGLAHVSKLGHEREKKVADLFHEGDNIMVKVIGIDDLGRIDLCKI, encoded by the coding sequence ATGAGTTCGGATTATTATGTAAAGATTGGTGAAGAGAGAATACATTTTAATACTGGTTATTTTGCAAAACAGGCTGATGGTGCCGTAGCAGTATCCTGTAATGAGACAATAGTTCTTGCTACAGTAGTAGCATCAAAGACAGTACAGGAGGGTAGGGACTTTTTCCCCTTAACCGTCGATTATAGAGAAAAGTTTTATTCAGCTGGGAAGATCCCTGGGGGATTCTTAAAGCGTGAGGGAAGGCCTAGTGATAGGGAGGTCTTAACAAGCAGATTAGGGGATAGACCAATAAGGCCGCTCTTCCCGAAGGATTATGTAAATGAGGTGCAGGTCGTTATCTATGTCCTTTCAGCTGATAACCAGATTCAGCCAGATGTAATAGCTATTAATGCTGCCTCTGCTGCACTTATTATCTCAGGGGTTCCCTTTAATGGGCCTGTGGGAACGGTAAGGGTAGGAAAGATTGATGATAAAATAATAATCAACCCTACCTTTGAGGAGATTGAGAATAGCATGATGGATGTCGTCGTTTCTGGAACGAAGAATGGTGTGACAATGGTAGAGGGATTTGCCAAGAATATATCCGAGGATGAAATAATAGAAGCAATCATGATTGCTCATGAGAATATAATAAAAATTTGCAAAACACAAGAGGAAATGAGGGATGCTTGTGGGAAGCCGATAATGAATTATTCTCCGCATGTCATTGACAATGAATTGATTGAAGAGATAGAAAAGGGTTATTATTCAGATATTGAGGGTTTAAGAAATATAAAAGACAAGAAGGATAGGGAACAAGCTTTCGATTCGATAGCTGAGAGGGCAGCAGAGGAATTAAAGGATCGATTTCCAGATACTATTAATCAGGTAAAATCGATTGTGGATAATTTTGACAGAGATATCGTAAGAAAGATGATTCTTGATGATGGTATTAGGGCTGATGGTAGGAGAATAGACGAGATCAGGCCAATAGATATCATGGTGGGCATTTTGCCCAGAGCCCATGGATCAGCGGTATTCACGCGAGGTCAGACACAGAGTTTGGGGGTTGTTACACTTGGAAGTGTAGCAGATTCAAAGAAGCTGGATGCTTTGGAGGGTGAAACATATAAGAGATTTATGCTGCATTATAATTTTCCTAATTTTTCAGTTGGAGAGGTCGGAAGAATAGGGAGTGTCGGGAGGAGAGAGATTGGGCATGGTATGCTTGCGGAAAGATCGCTTGAATATGTTTTGCCAGAAGAAACTGAATTTCCTTATACTATAAGGGTGGTTTCAGAAATCCTTGAATCCAATGGATCATCCTCTATGGCAACGATTTGCTCGAGTTCTTTATCCCTATTTAATGCTGGGGTACCATTGAAGTCATCGGTTGCAGGAATTGCTATGGGATTGGTTATAGAGGGAGAGAAAAGGGCGGTTCTCAGTGATATCCTTGGACTTGAGGATCATCTCGGTGATATGGATTTTAAGGTGGCTGGAACTAGGGATGGGATAACAGGTTTCCAGATGGATATAAAGATTGAGGGTATTACACCGGAAATAATGAAGGAGGTTCTTCTTCAGGCCAGGGCTGGCAGGCTGCATATACTTGATGAGATGGATAATGTTATATCCAGACCGGAAAAAAATCTATCTCCTCATGCACCCAGAATTGTATTGATAACTGTGAATAAGGATAAGATTGGAGAGGTAATTGGCCCTGGTGGCAGGGTTGTTAAAGATATAATTGAAGAGACAGGAGCAGAGATTAATATTGAGAATGATGGAACCATTACTGTGTCAGCTGTTGAACAGAAGGCTGTGGATAGGGCAGTTGAAAGGATCAATGCTATAGTAGAGGAAGTAGAAATTGGCAAGACATACAATGGTATAATTAAACGTGTAATGGATTATGGAGTATTTGTGCAGATATTACCAGGAAAAGAGGGATTGGCTCATGTGTCCAAACTTGGGCATGAAAGGGAAAAAAAGGTTGCAGATTTATTTCATGAAGGAGATAATATAATGGTAAAGGTTATAGGCATTGATGATTTGGGAAGGATTGACCTTTGCAAGATTTAA
- the rpsO gene encoding 30S ribosomal protein S15 yields the protein MTGMNTKSETIGRYRIHEKDTGSPEVQIALLTERINNLTEHFKLHKKDFHSRRGLLKLVGHRRRLLTYLKGKDLERYRGLIQSLGLRR from the coding sequence ATGACAGGCATGAATACCAAGAGTGAGACAATCGGACGATACAGAATTCATGAGAAGGATACTGGTTCCCCAGAAGTTCAGATTGCTCTATTAACAGAAAGGATAAACAACCTAACTGAGCATTTCAAATTGCATAAGAAGGATTTTCATTCACGAAGGGGTCTGCTAAAATTAGTAGGCCATAGGAGAAGGCTCCTTACATATTTGAAAGGAAAGGATTTAGAGAGATATAGAGGTTTGATCCAGTCATTAGGTCTTAGAAGATAG
- the truB gene encoding tRNA pseudouridine(55) synthase TruB, with protein MDSVLLIDKSVGKTSYQTISELKRLLKIQKAGHSGTLDKFASGLLVVCTGWTTRLANQFLNSDKRYIGEVRLGIVTDTYDIEGKIIERQDCTGLSYDRILQIKKRFTGEMLQLPPKYSAIKIGGRRASDLAREGREVELKERKIFIKELNIQKFDLDNSIITIDVLCSKGTYIRSLAKDIGEFLGTGAYLQSLRRVASGSFSVENAVTLSQLTEHVEGNIIDKTFHYNPVEALSGLSSIIVKDSIRHRIINGAYFRRGDVIEINNREDNPFMILDENKNLIAIADIDISNWKIEYKSVFNKG; from the coding sequence ATGGATTCTGTTTTACTAATAGATAAATCAGTTGGGAAGACTTCATATCAAACAATATCAGAGCTAAAAAGGCTTCTTAAAATTCAAAAAGCCGGGCATTCTGGAACACTTGATAAGTTTGCTTCAGGATTGCTGGTTGTATGTACAGGATGGACGACAAGGCTTGCTAACCAGTTTCTTAACAGTGATAAGAGATATATCGGAGAGGTGAGATTAGGGATTGTAACAGATACATATGATATAGAAGGCAAAATTATAGAAAGACAGGATTGCACAGGCTTAAGTTATGATAGGATATTGCAGATCAAGAAGCGGTTTACAGGAGAGATGCTTCAGCTTCCGCCAAAGTATTCTGCTATAAAGATTGGAGGGAGGAGGGCTTCTGATCTCGCTAGGGAGGGAAGGGAAGTTGAACTAAAGGAGAGGAAAATATTTATAAAGGAATTGAATATTCAAAAGTTTGACCTTGATAACTCAATTATTACAATTGATGTCCTCTGTTCTAAGGGTACCTATATCAGATCACTCGCTAAGGATATAGGAGAATTTCTTGGGACAGGGGCTTATCTACAGAGTCTTCGTAGGGTAGCATCTGGTTCTTTTTCAGTGGAAAATGCAGTTACATTGAGCCAGTTGACTGAACATGTTGAGGGTAACATTATAGATAAGACTTTTCATTATAATCCAGTTGAGGCTTTATCTGGTCTTAGCTCCATTATAGTAAAAGATTCTATCAGGCATCGAATCATAAACGGTGCCTATTTTAGGAGAGGGGATGTAATAGAGATTAACAACAGGGAAGATAATCCCTTTATGATATTAGATGAGAATAAAAATCTTATTGCCATAGCAGATATAGATATTAGTAATTGGAAAATTGAATATAAGAGTGTGTTTAATAAGGGGTAG
- the rbfA gene encoding 30S ribosome-binding factor RbfA: MPGYRKERLEELIKRVVADTLLKDIKDPRIGFVTVTRVKLSRDYTNAEIWVSVIGDEKDRKNSLYGLRSASGYIQYHIGKSIRLKNTPRLKFHIDTSIEEGVDMIDHLDKLEKEDTLYE, from the coding sequence ATGCCTGGTTATAGAAAGGAAAGATTAGAAGAGCTTATCAAGAGAGTAGTGGCTGATACTCTTTTAAAGGATATTAAGGATCCTAGGATCGGATTTGTTACTGTTACCAGGGTAAAGCTCAGCAGGGATTATACAAATGCTGAGATTTGGGTTTCGGTAATCGGCGATGAAAAGGATAGGAAGAATTCATTATATGGATTAAGATCAGCATCGGGTTATATCCAATATCATATTGGGAAGAGTATTAGATTGAAGAATACACCGAGGCTAAAATTTCATATTGACACATCCATAGAGGAGGGTGTTGATATGATTGATCACCTTGATAAGCTTGAGAAGGAAGATACTTTATATGAATAA